Genomic segment of Candidatus Flexicrinis affinis:
CTCGCGTCATGGCCAAGTTCCGCGAACGTCGCCATCAGCTGCCCAAGAACTACTTGTTCGGCGTGTTTCAGGGGTTTGCCTGCGGGCTGGGGATGTGCGACGTATGCGCAGTGCGCAGCCTCGAAGGCTTGAAACTCGCATGTATGAAGGGGCCGGCGTTCGATCTGGCGACCCTGCACCTTGAAGTCACACCGGCGCCGGTTGCGCCTGACGAAGGAGGCGGCGATGCAGCGTGAGCTGACCCGCGATCTGATGATCGGCACCCAAACCAAGCAGCCTTTCACCATGTCGACTCGAGTGATGAACGCGGCCGGCATCCTCGGCTTTGGGGACGTGTTCTCGAACCTCTACAACCTCGACCGGATCGGCGCGATCGTCACCAACCCGGTGACATGGTCGCCGCGTCAACCGGCGCTCGGCCCGCGCATGATCGTCAAAGAAGGCGGCGTGATGCTGCACACCGGCCTTCCCAACGGTGGCGTCAAGCGCGTGATCCGCGACTACGCAAGCCTGTGGCAGATGTTAGGCGCGCCGGTCGTGATGCATCTAATGGCGACATCCTCGCGCGATTTGCAGCGCAGCGTCGAGCGTATTGAGTCCGAACAGTCGCTGGCGGGCGTCGAGCTTGGCCTGCACGACGACATCACGTGGCGCGATGCGCAGACCTTTGTGCGCGTCGCACGCGAGCGATGCGAAAAGCCGATCATTGTGCGCCTGCCATTCCCGGGCTCGGGCGACGTGGCGCGCGCTGCCGTCGAAGGCGGCGCCGATGCGTTGGTGGCGACTGCACCGCCGCGCGGCACGGAGCGCGACCCGCTTTCGGGTCGTTTGATGCGCACGCGCATTTACGGCGGCCTCGTGCGCCCGATGGTGCTGCGGGCAGTTGGCAAGCTCGCCTCGCAGTTCCCGGACGTGCCGATTATCGGGGCGGGTGGGATCCTGTCGATGGAGGACGCGCGAAACTACCTTGATGTCGGTGCGGCGGCTGTCCAGCTTGACGCGGCGCTGTGGGTACGTCCCCGGCTTCTGGAAGATATCTCGCGCGATTTGGGCGGCGCGACCGTGACCCGGCGTACCGACTCGCTGCCAGACGAGTGGCGCCCGGGCATGGGGGACACCGAGGCGGAAGCGCTCGGCCTGAAATAGCCACATGACCGCGCTCTTCTCGGTGGTGATCCCGCACTGGAACGGCATCCGGTTTCTGCCCGACTGCCTCAATGCGCTCGCCAAACAGACCTATCCCGGGATCGAAGTCATCATCGTCGATAACGCATCCGAAGACGGGTCGCAGGCGTTAATCCGCGAGCAGTATGCGTGGGTGAAGCTAATCGAGCTACCCGAGAACCGCGGCTTTACCGGCGCGTGCAACGCGGGGATCGCAGCCTCGCGGGGTGAAGTCGTCGCCTTACTTAATAACGACACTGAGGTCGATCCGAACTGGGCCGAAGCGGTAATGGATACCTTCGCGCGGCATCCTGAGATCGGCTCGGTCGCCAGCAAGATGCTGCTGTTCGACAAGCGGGATCACCTGCATACC
This window contains:
- a CDS encoding nitronate monooxygenase; this encodes MQRELTRDLMIGTQTKQPFTMSTRVMNAAGILGFGDVFSNLYNLDRIGAIVTNPVTWSPRQPALGPRMIVKEGGVMLHTGLPNGGVKRVIRDYASLWQMLGAPVVMHLMATSSRDLQRSVERIESEQSLAGVELGLHDDITWRDAQTFVRVARERCEKPIIVRLPFPGSGDVARAAVEGGADALVATAPPRGTERDPLSGRLMRTRIYGGLVRPMVLRAVGKLASQFPDVPIIGAGGILSMEDARNYLDVGAAAVQLDAALWVRPRLLEDISRDLGGATVTRRTDSLPDEWRPGMGDTEAEALGLK